The Streptomyces venezuelae genomic interval TTTCTCGTCTCCGAGACAGGGGAGACGACCTACCGGGAGTTCTTCGACGCCGCCTGCGGGCTCGCCCGGCGGCTCGTCGGGGAGTACGGGCTGCGCCCCGGGGACCGGGCCGTGGTCGCCATGCGGAACCTTCCCGAGTGGCACATCGCCTTCTGGGCCGCCCAGCTCGCCGGGCTCGTCGCCGTACCGCTCAACGCCTGGTGGACCGAGGACGAGTTCACGTACGCCCTCGACGACTGCACGCCCGGCGTGCTGCTCGTCGACGGGGAGCGGGTCGCCCGGGTGCGCGGCTGGGCCGTCCGGCACGGGGTGCCCGGGGTCGTCTTCCAGGGGGAGGCCGAGGAGGGGTTCGTCGCGTACGTCCCCGACAGCGATCCGTTCCTCGGGCCGCCTGCCGTCGACGTCCTTCCCGAGCACGACTCCACCATCATCTACACCTCCGGCACCACCGGCCGGCCCAAGGGCGCCGTCGCCACCCACCTCGCGCAGGTCGGCGCCGCCATGAACCCCCGGTACTTCGCCGCCGCCGCGGCCCTCGCCCGCGGGGAGGTCCCCGGGACCGCGCCCGCGCCCGTCTCGCTCACCACCTTCCCCTTCTTCCATGTGGCCGCCTTCACCTCCTTCTACGCCGTCATGGCCGCCGGCGGGACCCTGGTGATGATGCGGAAGTGGGACGCCGGGGCCGCCCTCGGGCTGATCCGCCGGCACGGCGTCACCCACTACGCGGGAGTGCCCACCACCGCGCTCCAGCTCCTGGAGGCCGCCCGCACCACCGGCGACCCGATGGAGAGCCTCGTCCTCCTCAGCACCGGGGGCGCCGCCGCGCCGCCCGGGATCGTCGCCGGGATCACCGCCGCGTACGGCGAGCGCGTCGAGCCCCGCAACGGCTACGGGCTGACCGAGACCTGCGGCGGCGTCCTGTCCAACGTCGGGGCCGAGTACCGGGCGCACCCGGGGAGCGTCGGGCGGCCCTCGCCCACCACCGAGGTGCGGATCGAGCAGCCCGACGGGGACGGTGTCGGGGAGCTCTGGCTGCGCGGGCAGTCGCTCGTCCGGGGGTACTGGGGCAACGAGGCCGCGACCCGCGCCGCCTTCACCGACGACGGGTGGTTCCGGACCGGGGACCTCGCGCGGGTCGACGAACACGGGCGCGTCAGCGTCGTCGACCGGATCACCGACATGGTGATCCGGGGCGGCGAGAACGTGTACTGCGTCGAGGTCGAGAGCGTCCTGCACGAGCACCCCGTCGTCGCCGACGCCGCTGTTCTGGGCGTTCCGCATCCGGTGCTCGGCGAGGAGGTCGTGGCCGTCGTGCGACTGAGGCCCGGGGCCGGGGCCGGCATCGATGTGGAGGCGCTGCGCGCCCACGTCGGCGCGCGTCTCGCCGCCTTCAAGGTGCCCGCCCGTGTCCTCGTACAGGAGGGGGAGCTGCCGCGGAACCCGACCGGGAAGATCCTCAAGAGGGAGCTGCGGGGGCTCTTCAGCTGCGGGTGACGCGGATGCGGTACGCGCCCGCCGTCTCCTCGGCGAGGACGCTGATCCGGACGCCGTTCGCCCGGTCGGTGAACGTCTCGCCCGGGCGGTACGGGGCGTCCGACAGCTCGGCGTGGACGTTCGGGCGGCGTGTGCAGCCACCGCTGGTGCGGTCGCTGTCGGACACGGTCACCGGGCCGTGGCCCGTGTCCACGTCGGACTCGACCCGGTAGACGAGGACGCCCTCCTCGCAGACCGCCTCGTCGTTGCCCTCCTTGCTGCGCACCTCGACCGCGTACCCCGACGTGCCGGAGAGCGGGACGAAGGTGAGCTTGGGGCCGCCGGTGACGGCCAGCGGGGTGAGGGTGTAGTCGGTGGAGCCGGGGCCCGAGGCGCAGTTGACCTGGTCGTTGTCGAGCCAGCCCAGCTTCCACTTGTGCCAGCCGAGCAGGTCGTTGTTGGCTCCCCAGTCCTCGGACATGATGTCCCAGTGCCCGACGGTGCCACCGCCGTCCGAGGTGTAGAGGTCGGGCAGACCGAAGACGTGGCCGTTCTCGTGGGGCAGCACGCGGTAGCCGGTCTCGGCGAAGCTGCCGGAGCCGTCGTCCTGGCGGCTGTAGACGAAGGACGTGTTGGCGAGCGGCACGCCGTCGGCGTACGGGGCGTCGTCGTTCCCGGAGAACGTCACGGACAGGACGGTGTCGAGGGCGGACGGCCCGGCGTTCGGCGTGGCGAGGACGTTGACCAGGTCGTACGCGCTGAAGTCCACCTGCGCGTCGGCGGCCTTCACGATGTCCTCGACGAGGGAGCGGTACCCCGGCTCGTAGGGTGAGCCGCGCTCGATCCCGTACGCGGAGAACGGCCGGGGCATCCGCAGCCAGTCGGTCAGGGGGA includes:
- a CDS encoding class I adenylate-forming enzyme family protein — translated: MVVPGGAERLTADGAPFAVQDGVYAGGPRTLREFVEVVWAYGDRIFLVSETGETTYREFFDAACGLARRLVGEYGLRPGDRAVVAMRNLPEWHIAFWAAQLAGLVAVPLNAWWTEDEFTYALDDCTPGVLLVDGERVARVRGWAVRHGVPGVVFQGEAEEGFVAYVPDSDPFLGPPAVDVLPEHDSTIIYTSGTTGRPKGAVATHLAQVGAAMNPRYFAAAAALARGEVPGTAPAPVSLTTFPFFHVAAFTSFYAVMAAGGTLVMMRKWDAGAALGLIRRHGVTHYAGVPTTALQLLEAARTTGDPMESLVLLSTGGAAAPPGIVAGITAAYGERVEPRNGYGLTETCGGVLSNVGAEYRAHPGSVGRPSPTTEVRIEQPDGDGVGELWLRGQSLVRGYWGNEAATRAAFTDDGWFRTGDLARVDEHGRVSVVDRITDMVIRGGENVYCVEVESVLHEHPVVADAAVLGVPHPVLGEEVVAVVRLRPGAGAGIDVEALRAHVGARLAAFKVPARVLVQEGELPRNPTGKILKRELRGLFSCG
- a CDS encoding M6 family metalloprotease domain-containing protein, encoding MQHPRRRIRRPAALAATTALSLALLASASTTLPDPAPASAGPVAAAPNGAQLGPCRIATTMGVQMSEGLPTAPGYVRSTGRVRALTLMVDFPDAVGEGTAMSRFREFFPQTSDWFRTSSYGRLKYEAEVPLTDWLRMPRPFSAYGIERGSPYEPGYRSLVEDIVKAADAQVDFSAYDLVNVLATPNAGPSALDTVLSVTFSGNDDAPYADGVPLANTSFVYSRQDDGSGSFAETGYRVLPHENGHVFGLPDLYTSDGGGTVGHWDIMSEDWGANNDLLGWHKWKLGWLDNDQVNCASGPGSTDYTLTPLAVTGGPKLTFVPLSGTSGYAVEVRSKEGNDEAVCEEGVLVYRVESDVDTGHGPVTVSDSDRTSGGCTRRPNVHAELSDAPYRPGETFTDRANGVRISVLAEETAGAYRIRVTRS